A region of Ictidomys tridecemlineatus isolate mIctTri1 chromosome 4, mIctTri1.hap1, whole genome shotgun sequence DNA encodes the following proteins:
- the LOC101972399 gene encoding LOW QUALITY PROTEIN: olfactory receptor 9I1 (The sequence of the model RefSeq protein was modified relative to this genomic sequence to represent the inferred CDS: deleted 2 bases in 1 codon), whose amino-acid sequence MVKNNLTTAAEFILTGFTDHPNLEMPLFLIFLCFYLVTLLGNLGMVVLIRVDGQLHTPMYFFLSHLSLLDACYSSVITPQILATLATGKVVISYGRCAAQFFFFTICAATECFLLAVMAYDRYVAISNPLLYAMAMDPRVCWRLVLGAYTCGMSGAILRTTCTFSLSFCEDNQINFFFCDLPPLLKLACSDTKIIEIIIVFFGNFVILANALVILISYLLIIKAVLRVKSSGGRAKTFSTCASHLTAVALFFGTLIFMYIRSGSGKSLEEDKVVSVFYTVVIPMLNPLIYSLRNKDVKAAFKKVTGRVRVSQRG is encoded by the exons ATGGTCAAGAATAATCTCACTACAGCGGCCGAGTTCATCCTCACAGGCTTTACTGACCACCCCAACTTGGAGATGCCCCTCTTTCTgatctttctctgtttctatctTGTCACCCTTCTGGGGAATCTGGGGATGGTGGTACTCATCCGAGTGGATGGCCAGCTCCACACCCCAATGTACTTCTTCCTGAGC CACCTCTCCCTGCTAGATGCCTGCTACAGCTCTGTCATCACCCCTCAGATCCTTGCCACACTGGCCACAGGCAAAGTGGTCATCTCCTATGGCCGCTGTGCTGCCCAATTCTTCTTCTTCACCATCTGTGCAGCTACAGAGTGTTTCCTGCTGgcagtgatggcctatgaccgctatgttgCTATTAGCaaccctctgctctatgctatGGCCATGGATCCCAGAGTCTGCTGGAGATTGGTGCTGGGAGCGTATACCTGTGGGATGTCTGGGGCCATCCTGAGAACCACGTGcaccttctccctctccttctgtgAGGACAACCAGATCAACTTCTTCTTCTGTGACCTCCCGCCCCTGCTGAAGCTTGCCTGCAGTGACACAAAAATCATTGAGATCATCATTGTCTTCTTTGGCAACTTTGTGATTTTGGCCAATGCCTTGGTCATCCTCATTTCCTACCTGCTCATCATCAAGGCCGTTTTGAGGGTCAAGTCTTCAGGGGGCAGGGCCAAGACTTTCTCCACATGCGCCTCCCACCTCACCGCTGTGGCCCTTTTCTTTGGGACCCTCATCTTCATGTACATACGAAGTGGCTCAGGAAAGTCCCTGGAGGAGGACAAGGTGGTGTCTGTCTTCTATACTGTGGTcatccccatgctgaaccccctgatctacagcctgaggaacaaggacGTGAAGGCTGCCTTCAAAAAGGTCACTGGTAGAGTCCGGGTGTCCCAGAGGGGGTAG